A single region of the Equus przewalskii isolate Varuska chromosome 26, EquPr2, whole genome shotgun sequence genome encodes:
- the LOC103550872 gene encoding LOW QUALITY PROTEIN: dolichol kinase (The sequence of the model RefSeq protein was modified relative to this genomic sequence to represent the inferred CDS: inserted 1 base in 1 codon) produces MTRQCASPASGTGAPLSGSVLAEAAVVFAVVLSIHAAVWDRYSWCAVALAVQAFYVQYKWDRLLQQGSAVFRFRTSANSGLLPASVVMPLLGLVMKERCQSAGNPYFERFGIVVAASGMAVALFSXVLALGLTRPVPSNTCVISGLAGGVIIYIMKHSLSVGEVIEVLEVLLIFVYLNMILLYLLPRCFTPGEALLVLGGISFMLNQLIKRSLTVVESQGDPVDFFLLVVVVGMVLMGVFFSTLFVFMDSGIWASSIFFHLMTCVLALGVVLPWLHRLIHRNPLLWLLQFLFQTNTRIYLLAYWTLLATVACQVVLYQNAKRSSSESKKHQAPTIARMYFHFIVVTTYVPGIVFDRSLLYVAATVCLAVFLFLEYVRYFRIKPLGHTLRSLLSLFLDERDSGPLILTHIYLLLGMSLPIWLVPRPCTQKGSLGGARALVPYAGVLAVGVGDTVASIFGSTMGEIHWPGTKKTFEGTMTSVFAQIISVALILIFDSGVDLNYSYAWILGSISIMSLLEAYTTQIDNLLLPLYLLILLMA; encoded by the exons ATGACCCGACAGTGCGCTTCCCCGGCTTCGGGCACTGGGGCTCCGCTGAGCGGGTCGGTGCTGGCAGAGGCGGCAGTGGTGTTCGCGGTGGTGCTGAGCATCCACGCGGCCGTGTGGGACCGATACTCGTGGTGCGCCGTGGCCCTCGCAGTGCAGGCCTTCTATGTCCAATACAAGTGGGACCGGCTGCTGCAGCAGGGAAGCGCTGTCTTCCGGTTCCGAACGTCCGCAAACAGTGGCCTACTGCCCGCCTCAGTGGTCATGCCTTTGCTCGGACTGGTCATGAAGGAGCGCTGCCAGTCTGCGGGGAACCCATACTTCGAGCGCTTTGGAATTGTGGTGGCAGCGTCTGGCATGGCTGTGGCCCTCTTCT TCGTGTTGGCCCTGGGCCTCACTCGCCCGGTGCCCAGCAACACTTGTGTCATCTCGGGCCTGGCTGGAGGTGTCATCATTTATATCATGAAGCACTCACTGAGTGTGGGCGAGGTGATCGAGGTCCTGGAGGTCCTGCTGATCTTCGTCTACCTCAACATGATCCTGCTGTACCTGCTGCCCCGCTGCTTCACCCCTGGGGAGGCACTGCTGGTACTGGGTGGCATCAGCTTCATGCTTAACCAGCTCATCAAGCGCTCTCTGACTGTGGTGGAAAGCCAGGGCGATCCGGTGGACTTCTTCCTGCTGGTCGTGGTGGTAGGGATGGTGCTCATGGGCGTCTTCTTCAGCACCCTCTTTGTCTTCATGGACTCAGGTATCTGGGCCTCCTCCATATTTTTCCACCTCATGACCTGTGTTCTGGCTCTGGGCGTGGTGCTGCCCTGGCTGCACCGGCTCATCCACAGGAACCCCTTGCTCTGGCTTCTTCAGTTCCTCTTCCAGACAAACACCCGCATCTACCTGCTGGCCTACTGGACTCTGCTGGCCACCGTAGCCTGCCAGGTGGTGCTGTACCAGAATGCCAAGAGGTCATCTTCTGAGTCCAAAAAGCACCAGGCCCCCACCATTGCCCGGATGTATTTCCACTTCATTGTAGTGACCACCTACGTCCCAGGTATTGTCTTTGACCGGTCGCTGCTCTATGTGGCCGCCACTGTATGTCTGGCAGTGTTCCTCTTCCTGGAGTACGTGCGCTACTTCCGCATCAAGCCCCTGGGCCATACTCTGCGGAGCCTCCTGTCCCTCTTCCTGGATGAACGAGACAGTGGACCACTCATCCTGACACACATCTACCTGCTGCTGGGGATGTCTCTTCCCATTTGGCTAGTCCCTAGACCCTGCACACAGAAGGGTAGCCTGGGGGGAGCAAGGGCCCTGGTCCCCTATGCGGGTGTCCTGGCTGTGGGTGTGGGTGACACTGTGGCCTCCATCTTCGGCAGCACCATGGGGGAGATCCACTGGCCTGGAACCAAAAAGACCTTTGAGGGGACCATGACGTCTGTATTTGCCCAGATAATTTCTGTGGCTCTGATCTTAATCTTTGACAGTGGAGTGGACCTAAACTACAGTTATGCTTGGATTTTGGGGTCCATCAGCATCATGTCCCTCCTAGAAGCATACACTACGCAGATAGACAATCTCCTTTTGCCTCTCTACCTCCTGATATTACTGATGGCCTAG